Proteins found in one Hyalangium minutum genomic segment:
- a CDS encoding ATP-grasp domain-containing protein, with protein MKITILSRSASIPSTRRLVEAARARGHQVRVLNPGRVEMHLDGSTANLFYKRKRMPPCDVVIPRIAQSINTYGLAVVNQFGIRGVPLMNTAQGIAQSRNKMRSLQLLSANGIDTPATVMARDAGDLKAMVGLVGGVPVLVKLLQGQEKHGVMVCESLQSLEAALEAVLGLGHNLVVQQYVMNTGKDFRVLVVGGRAVAAVQRHPRVGRMSHTLIKGARLEGVELTEACRVTAERTARLVGLEVAAVDLLDVNGQPKVFEVNSSPALPDMEAATGIDLATPIIERAEALVAGAPGVEHQELGAGGAPVSVPGGKKGSARRKAARRSSGKVST; from the coding sequence ATGAAGATCACGATCCTCTCGCGCTCCGCCTCCATTCCGTCCACCCGGCGTCTGGTGGAGGCCGCGCGTGCGCGAGGGCATCAGGTGCGTGTGCTGAACCCGGGCCGGGTGGAGATGCACCTGGATGGGAGCACCGCGAACCTCTTCTACAAGCGCAAGCGGATGCCGCCCTGTGACGTGGTGATCCCGCGCATCGCCCAGTCCATCAACACGTACGGGCTTGCGGTGGTGAACCAGTTCGGGATCCGGGGCGTGCCGCTGATGAACACGGCGCAGGGGATCGCACAGTCGCGCAACAAGATGCGCTCGCTGCAGCTGCTGTCCGCCAACGGCATCGACACCCCGGCCACGGTGATGGCGAGGGACGCCGGAGATCTGAAGGCGATGGTGGGGCTGGTGGGTGGGGTCCCGGTGCTGGTGAAGCTGCTGCAGGGCCAGGAGAAGCACGGCGTGATGGTGTGCGAGAGCCTGCAGTCGCTGGAGGCTGCGCTGGAAGCGGTGCTGGGACTGGGGCACAACCTCGTGGTGCAGCAGTACGTGATGAACACGGGGAAGGACTTCCGGGTTCTGGTGGTGGGAGGCCGGGCGGTGGCGGCGGTGCAGCGCCATCCGAGGGTTGGACGCATGTCCCACACGCTGATCAAGGGCGCGAGGCTGGAGGGCGTGGAGCTGACGGAGGCGTGCCGGGTGACGGCCGAGCGGACGGCGCGGCTGGTGGGGCTGGAGGTGGCGGCGGTGGATCTGCTGGACGTGAACGGGCAGCCCAAGGTCTTCGAAGTGAACAGTTCCCCAGCGCTGCCGGACATGGAGGCGGCGACAGGGATAGATCTGGCGACACCCATCATCGAGCGCGCGGAGGCGCTGGTGGCGGGGGCTCCGGGAGTGGAGCATCAGGAACTGGGGGCAGGGGGGGCGCCCGTGAGCGTGCCTGGAGGGAAGAAGGGCTCGGCCCGCCGAAAGGCAGCGAGGCGGTCTTCGGGGAAGGTGTCGACCTGA